In the genome of Candidatus Binatia bacterium, the window GTGCGCCTCTTTCTGCCTCATGGGCTGTCGAGGCGGTTCTCAGCATGATGCGCGACCAGGGCGTTGAATCAATGGATGAGATGGTCGAGACCATGGGCCTTGATCTCATTCCCAAGAATGCTGAAAACCCCGGTGCCATGATCGACGTGGAACTCTTCCCCGGCAAGTCAGAGCTGGTCGCCTCGGCGAAGGGTAAGTTCGGAAGCCACCTTGAGACGATGAAAAGAACTTACAACAGAGACGAAGCAGACGTTCACCACGACCTGTTCTTCCTAAAAGACGACACACCCGCAGGGACGGGCACGAAGGTTCTCAACAGGCAGGCGAGTTCTTACAGAAGGACAAGCTAGCTGACGACCATGACCGACGATAAGAAGGATGAAGGGCTTATTTGCCCAGGTCGCCGGGTCGTCGCCACCGCGAAGCCTGGAGCGAGGTCCCGTTTTCGGGTGCAGGCGGCCGCGGCGTAGCCGCCGGGCGGGCGGATTCAGCGTGTCCGTGACGACCTGAGCAGGACCTTCGGTGGGCCGCACGCGTGCGACCGTCGGCGACTCCGGGCGGCACTGGTCGAGGCCATCCAACTCCGGACGTGGCTCGAGCAGGCGCTCTTCATCTACGGGCAGGACTGGTCGCCGACAATCGCCTACATGGCGGACCGGCGAGCCGTCATGGACCGGGCCGACCGAGCGCTTTCGCACCCGCGCATCGCCACGGTGCGCGCGGCTCTTGCGGCCGAGGGAAAAGAGGTCGGCGGACTCGTCGCCTGCCATACGAGCCGCGATGACGCCCCGGCGCAGCGCGCGCGTACGCTGGGACTGAGCCCGCTACCGGTCTTTGAGGGTCCCCGCTGCTCTCTCTCTCTGCGCGCGCACCTCGCGGCCCCTGAGCCGCGAGCGCATTGCTTGGCTGGCCGCGGCGCCGCCCCGGCCGTGCTCAGGACCGATACAACCGCATGATGAGGAACGAGGCCACCAGTGCAAGTCCGCTCAAAATCGCGCACACCAGCCAGAAAGCTTCCGGATCATGGGTTCCGGGAATGCCGGCGACATTGATCCCGAGCAGTCCGGTAAGAAATCCAAGCGGCAGGAAGACCGTGGCCACCACTCCGAGCCGCAACGTGGCGTCATTCATCCGATCTGAGAGCTGGCTCTGGATCTGGTCATGTAATAGGTTCGCTCGCTCGAGATAGAATCCCGCGGTACGCTCATGTCGCTCCATCGTCTGGGCAGCACCGACCAACTCGTCGCTCGTCGATGCGTGCATGTGCAGTGAACGATCGGCCGTGGTCTCCTCAATGATTCGAGACAGTGCGGAAATATTGCGACGATCCCGGATCAAGCGACGCCGCGTCTGCCCCAATTTCTCGATGGGCAGATCCGTTTCTCCATCGAAGACGTCGTCCTCGAGCTCGTCGAGTGCCGCCGAGAGCTCGTCGAGCTGATCCTCGGCCCGATTCGCAATCTGGGAAATCAGAAGCGCCGCGGCCTTCCAGCCATGATCGACCTCGAGCGTTCCGTTCGCGATATCGGCCCAGAGCTCATCGATTTCCCGGTTCGAACCGCGTCGCACGCTCAAGAGACGCTCGCCGGTCACGACGAGCCCCATGCACACCACGGAGGCATCACCAAGACTCTGGCCTTCGCCGCTGGTATAACAGAGTCGCATCGCAAGCCCTTCGGCCACCGCGAGCCGACGACTGTTCATCGTGGTCTCCCCGAGCAAGGCCCGCGTTGCCTCACAGAGCTCCACTCGATCCGCCAGCAAGGCATCCGCCCCCGGCTGGTCGAGATCAATGTCGACCCACTCCGAGGCCGGGTCCGCGCCAGCCTGTTTCTCTTCTCCTACTCTCACCAATCGCATCGGTACGACTCCAACCACCCAGGCCCCGAAATCTCGCGGGTGAACCTGGCTGTCGTTGGTATTTGCCGAGAGATCGCAGAAGCGTCAACCATGCCGGGCCCTCTGTCTCTCCCTGGTGGGCCCAGGGGACGCGACCGAACCGCGCGGATAGCCGACATGAAGCCCCTTTTTGGCTCCAATCCGACCTAACGGCGCCTTATCGGACGTATGCGTGCGCCTCGTTCTGCCTCATGGACGGCGAGAATTCCTCGGGGCTCGGCGTGTTCCGGTACGAGGCATCCTGCGGGACGGTGTACGGCCACACCGGCAACGTATTCGGGTACACCCAGTTCATCGCGGCTTCAGAAAACGGCACACGGTCGGTCGCCATCTCCGTCAACACGCAGTTCAGTGAGGCCCAGCAACCCGAGCGGTTCGAAGAGCTACGCCGAATCTACGAGCTCGGTGTCTGCGCGGCACTGTCGTAGCCGTTCGGCCGTCGTCTAGCCCTTGTCGCGTTCGGCCTCGAGTTCGGACAGCTGCTCGTTCGACCAGATCTTGCGCGTGAACCGCGGGTTCTTCGACGACATGTCGATCTGGTAGAGGCCGCCGCGCTCCGGGGTCGGGAGATCGAGGATCTCGCAGAGGTTGGCCGCGAGCCACCGTTCGATCTTCAGGACGACCATTTTGCGACGGAGGCGGCCCTGCTCGTCGCGGTTGAGCACGGTCGGCAGGGTGTTGAGCGTGAGGATCTCGTCGATGGCGGTGTTCGCCATCTTCTGGCGTCCTTCGTCGCTCGCGTAGAAATGGGTCACTCCGAAGACCAGACGCCCGGGGCGGATCGTCTTCAGGAATTGGCACGTCTTCACGACTGTGGATCCGGTACGGACCATGTCGTCGAAGA includes:
- a CDS encoding CorA family divalent cation transporter, with product MRLVRVGEEKQAGADPASEWVDIDLDQPGADALLADRVELCEATRALLGETTMNSRRLAVAEGLAMRLCYTSGEGQSLGDASVVCMGLVVTGERLLSVRRGSNREIDELWADIANGTLEVDHGWKAAALLISQIANRAEDQLDELSAALDELEDDVFDGETDLPIEKLGQTRRRLIRDRRNISALSRIIEETTADRSLHMHASTSDELVGAAQTMERHERTAGFYLERANLLHDQIQSQLSDRMNDATLRLGVVATVFLPLGFLTGLLGINVAGIPGTHDPEAFWLVCAILSGLALVASFLIMRLYRS